The proteins below come from a single Deinococcus roseus genomic window:
- the malZ gene encoding maltodextrin glucosidase, producing the protein MNLYHDGTPHFLIREGPHARVRLEAPPNLEQGWVVSYPGGDERLDSLQAGQENCWSGILPIQQHQKTHYRFKLILGGRVVWYNQGGVSFTPPAFGQDFSFSAQQPPEWVHSRVFYQIFPDRFCRGHQDRALPGHDYHGDPIIHKNWSDLPQKGQGHREIYGGDLEGIRQKIPYLQDLGVNALYLNPIFHSPSSHKYDTQDYHQIDPQFGSNEEFAGLVQQLHLSDIRIVLDGVFNHIGDHHPWMNRAGVYPEAGAFQNGSSRAYFTYTGERPEDYLGWAGVTTLPKLDFNHPEVQAQIYGRPDSVVRHWLKAPYGIDGWRLDVAPMLGKDGTDRDNRQILSEVWQAARDTHPEAYIFGEHFYDATWWLQGGVEDATMNYHGFTWPTWAFLAGRDHRNHPASVDAAQYAEALNRNLSQLPFRQQLAQLNLLGSHDTERFATVCADLEKQKIAAALLLTFIGVPCIYYGDEIGMEGENDPDCRRTMPWGDPQRWQHGLFDWYQQLIRLRKTQRALQEGSFRILHARGDHLVFERRLGQECIRVALTREAPLELPLEGHWQNLITQQNLIQMVTLPGPGVVVLRKEQA; encoded by the coding sequence ATGAACCTGTATCACGACGGCACCCCGCACTTTTTGATCCGTGAAGGACCCCACGCCAGGGTCAGGCTGGAAGCGCCTCCAAACCTGGAGCAGGGCTGGGTGGTGTCCTATCCGGGTGGCGATGAACGCCTGGATTCCCTGCAGGCCGGGCAAGAAAACTGCTGGTCTGGAATTCTTCCCATCCAGCAGCACCAGAAAACCCACTACCGTTTCAAACTCATTCTGGGTGGACGGGTGGTCTGGTACAACCAGGGTGGGGTCAGTTTCACCCCTCCTGCATTCGGTCAGGATTTCAGTTTTTCTGCCCAGCAGCCTCCCGAATGGGTGCATTCGCGGGTGTTCTACCAGATTTTCCCGGACCGGTTTTGCCGGGGGCATCAGGACCGTGCGCTTCCAGGCCACGACTACCACGGAGATCCCATCATCCACAAAAACTGGAGCGATTTGCCCCAAAAAGGCCAGGGCCACCGGGAAATTTACGGTGGGGACCTGGAAGGCATCCGGCAGAAAATCCCTTACCTGCAGGACCTCGGGGTCAATGCGCTGTACCTCAACCCGATTTTTCACAGCCCTTCCAGCCACAAGTATGACACCCAGGATTACCACCAGATCGATCCGCAGTTTGGCAGCAACGAGGAATTTGCAGGTCTGGTTCAGCAGTTGCACCTCTCAGACATCCGCATTGTGCTGGATGGAGTTTTCAACCACATCGGGGACCACCACCCCTGGATGAACCGGGCCGGGGTGTACCCGGAAGCAGGCGCTTTCCAGAACGGCAGCAGCCGGGCCTACTTCACCTACACCGGAGAGCGCCCCGAAGATTACCTGGGCTGGGCCGGGGTCACCACCCTGCCCAAACTGGATTTCAACCACCCGGAGGTGCAGGCGCAGATTTATGGCCGTCCGGACAGTGTGGTTCGCCACTGGCTGAAAGCCCCTTACGGGATCGATGGCTGGCGGCTGGATGTGGCCCCCATGCTGGGCAAAGACGGCACCGACAGGGACAACCGCCAGATCCTCTCCGAAGTCTGGCAGGCGGCCCGCGACACCCACCCCGAAGCCTACATTTTTGGTGAGCACTTTTATGATGCCACCTGGTGGTTGCAGGGCGGCGTGGAAGACGCCACCATGAACTACCACGGGTTCACCTGGCCCACCTGGGCTTTCCTGGCCGGACGGGACCACCGCAACCACCCTGCCAGTGTGGACGCTGCTCAGTATGCAGAAGCTTTGAACCGCAACCTCAGCCAGTTGCCTTTCCGGCAGCAACTTGCCCAGTTGAATTTGCTGGGCTCCCATGACACCGAACGTTTCGCCACCGTGTGTGCAGATCTGGAAAAACAGAAAATTGCTGCGGCATTGCTTTTGACCTTCATCGGGGTGCCCTGCATCTATTACGGAGACGAAATCGGCATGGAAGGGGAGAACGACCCGGATTGCCGCCGCACCATGCCCTGGGGAGATCCCCAGCGCTGGCAGCATGGGCTTTTTGACTGGTACCAGCAACTGATCCGCCTGCGCAAAACCCAGCGTGCTTTGCAGGAAGGTTCTTTCCGAATCCTGCACGCCAGAGGCGACCATCTGGTCTTCGAGCGCCGTCTGGGCCAGGAGTGCATTCGGGTGGCCCTCACCCGTGAAGCGCCGCTGGAACTTCCTCTGGAGGGTCACTGGCAGAACCTGATCACCCAGCAGAACCTCATCCAAATGGTCACTTTGCCCGGTCCGGGCGTGGTGGTCCTCAGAAAGGAGCAAGCATGA
- a CDS encoding LacI family DNA-binding transcriptional regulator: MNKHNIHTLASLAGVSAATVSRVLNGNPQVKPHLKEKVLHALEETGFRPDPKAQSLRAGKTRTISVILPMIDTDFYHRLLHSMEPVFDEAGYDMALFPLVGGFRVKKYQDPTSLPYHGDALILASLDPDKLYANHEVPFRKPITLVDTHHQHYHSFSIHNHQAGKLAAQHLLLNREPIVLIGLRQDEAGPFASPVFEERMEGIQQGLQEQGRTLAGTLLVDELGTEGGRQAARLWLEQHPGPCQFLCLADTLALGVKRHLQERHLECRVIGFDDHPFAATESLTSIKQPIEQMGEMAARHVIQQLRGEVYTLQSTVLTPTLKIRQSSRLWTHP; encoded by the coding sequence ATGAACAAGCACAACATCCACACCCTTGCCAGCCTGGCAGGTGTGTCTGCAGCCACCGTGTCACGGGTGCTGAACGGCAACCCCCAGGTCAAACCCCACCTGAAGGAGAAAGTCCTGCATGCCCTGGAAGAAACTGGATTTCGCCCCGACCCCAAAGCCCAGTCCCTGCGGGCAGGCAAGACCCGCACCATCAGCGTGATCCTGCCCATGATCGACACCGATTTTTACCACCGCCTGCTGCACAGCATGGAACCCGTTTTTGATGAAGCTGGATACGACATGGCCCTCTTTCCCCTGGTGGGTGGCTTTCGGGTCAAGAAATACCAGGACCCCACCAGCCTGCCTTACCATGGAGACGCCTTGATTCTGGCTTCCCTGGATCCAGACAAACTCTACGCCAACCACGAGGTGCCGTTCAGGAAACCCATCACCCTGGTGGACACCCACCACCAGCACTACCACAGTTTTTCCATCCACAACCATCAGGCGGGAAAACTGGCGGCCCAGCACCTGCTGCTCAACCGGGAACCGATTGTGCTCATCGGCCTCAGGCAGGACGAGGCAGGACCTTTTGCCAGTCCGGTGTTTGAGGAGCGCATGGAGGGCATCCAGCAGGGTTTGCAGGAACAGGGCCGCACCCTGGCAGGCACCCTGCTGGTGGATGAACTTGGCACCGAAGGGGGCCGTCAGGCTGCCCGACTGTGGCTGGAACAGCATCCCGGACCCTGCCAATTTCTTTGTCTGGCAGACACGCTGGCCCTGGGTGTGAAACGGCACCTGCAAGAAAGGCACCTGGAATGCCGGGTGATTGGTTTTGACGACCATCCTTTTGCTGCAACCGAGAGCCTGACCAGCATCAAACAGCCCATCGAGCAGATGGGGGAGATGGCCGCAAGGCACGTGATCCAGCAACTCAGAGGGGAAGTTTACACCCTGCAGAGCACCGTGCTCACCCCCACCCTGAAAATCCGCCAGTCGTCCCGCCTATGGACGCACCCCTGA
- the ssb gene encoding single-stranded DNA-binding protein, protein MHTIRLVGSLTRDPELQLSTGGRPSCELLLSGEEKVQGPAGERILPWMHGVLLTGPAARTAVEKYSKGQVLSIEGHLEQHTWKLGNGQKASVTRIRASSVERIELPDARFTTDQEGNVRLKGGVNEVVLQGKLLRTPDPRSTSAGTPLLHFPLVVMETYTDVDGLPNDTYHQFECVAWREVAKGMGQYSEGDVLRVQGRLKIDQWTDRKGEQHTATRVEASQLERIQVARQKPLQKGKKPRK, encoded by the coding sequence GTGCACACCATCAGGCTGGTTGGAAGCCTGACCAGAGATCCCGAATTGCAGCTTTCCACAGGCGGCAGACCCAGCTGTGAACTCCTTCTGTCTGGAGAGGAAAAAGTTCAGGGTCCTGCCGGAGAACGCATCCTTCCCTGGATGCATGGGGTTTTGCTCACCGGACCTGCGGCCCGCACCGCGGTGGAAAAGTACAGCAAGGGACAGGTGCTGTCCATCGAAGGCCATCTGGAGCAGCACACCTGGAAACTGGGAAACGGCCAGAAAGCCTCTGTCACCCGAATCCGGGCCAGCAGTGTGGAACGAATTGAGCTTCCAGATGCCCGCTTCACCACCGATCAGGAGGGCAATGTCCGGTTGAAAGGCGGGGTGAATGAGGTGGTTTTGCAGGGGAAACTCCTGCGCACCCCCGACCCCAGGTCCACCTCTGCCGGCACCCCCCTGCTGCATTTCCCGCTGGTGGTGATGGAAACCTACACCGATGTGGATGGTCTTCCCAACGACACCTACCACCAGTTTGAGTGCGTGGCCTGGCGTGAAGTGGCAAAAGGCATGGGGCAGTACAGCGAGGGGGATGTGCTGCGGGTGCAGGGTCGCCTGAAAATCGACCAGTGGACCGACCGCAAGGGAGAACAGCACACCGCCACCCGTGTGGAGGCCAGCCAGCTGGAACGGATTCAGGTGGCCAGACAGAAGCCTCTTCAGAAGGGCAAAAAACCCAGAAAGTGA
- a CDS encoding cupin domain-containing protein, with translation MTDTPLKKVNLQEKFSQISDHWNPRVVGEWSGQQVKLAKFKGQFDWHFHENEDEVFLVVRGVMRMGLRDPDEREVLVEEGEFLIVPKGVHHCPAAHTEETWVMMLEPATTLNTGNLQNERTRNTLEHL, from the coding sequence ATGACCGACACACCCCTGAAAAAAGTGAATTTGCAGGAGAAATTCAGCCAGATTTCCGACCACTGGAACCCTCGCGTGGTGGGGGAATGGTCCGGCCAGCAGGTGAAACTCGCCAAATTCAAAGGCCAGTTTGACTGGCACTTCCACGAAAACGAAGACGAGGTGTTTCTGGTGGTGCGTGGCGTGATGCGCATGGGCCTGCGCGACCCCGATGAACGCGAAGTGCTGGTGGAGGAAGGTGAATTCCTGATCGTGCCAAAAGGCGTTCACCACTGCCCTGCTGCCCACACCGAGGAAACCTGGGTGATGATGCTGGAGCCCGCCACCACCCTGAACACCGGAAACCTGCAAAACGAACGCACCCGGAATACGCTGGAACACCTGTAG
- a CDS encoding alpha-galactosidase, with product MPILHTPQGWILETRNTAYAFGINAAGLLVHRYWGVKLPRAADYPAAEVPQSEVSFVNPPHLSQEEFQAYGGLRYAEPAIKISTEQGIRDSVLSFVDSHLNGHILEIVLQDDLTGLQVTLHYRIDEQADLIERWTTLKNTGSQTLTIERVFSAMWHLPAGETYCLTHLSGQWLDEFRIQKDVLQEGSKILESRTLTTSHLHHPFFAVDRADETASETHGEVWFGLLAWSGNFKLVAEKTNAHQTRLLLGVNDWDFEWTLKPGESFETPTSLAGYTNQGFGAASRNLHQHLRGQLPHPGLTRKVLYNSWEATTFDVTVEGQSALAEVAARMGIELFVMDDGWFQGRHQDTAALGDWWPDAQKFPDGLNPLIEKVKGLGMDFGLWVEPEMVNPNSTLYRAHPDWVYHFEGRARNEARNQLILNLGRTDVQDHLIALLDDLLSKHDISFIKWDFNRYVSEPGWPSFAGNPKELWVRHVQGLYRVWGTLREKHPAVVWQTCSGGGGRADAGMLRIADQAWISDCTDPAARLQIQEGYSLVYPANTMEAWATDWGKDRFSLEFRFHAAMCGVLGIGGHILHWSEAEKTEAANLIQQYKGIRHIIHQGDLYRLRSPSQHPISAVQYVSQDQRESVVFTFKTHVSRYYQPAPTLKLQGLDPRGTYQLGDEVRSGLAWMERGLDVKLQDFQSQVLLLRRVE from the coding sequence ATGCCCATTTTGCACACCCCTCAGGGCTGGATTCTGGAAACCCGGAACACCGCCTACGCTTTTGGAATCAACGCTGCTGGACTGCTGGTGCACCGCTACTGGGGTGTGAAACTCCCCAGAGCTGCAGATTACCCGGCTGCAGAAGTTCCCCAGTCCGAAGTGTCTTTTGTGAACCCACCCCACCTGAGCCAGGAGGAATTTCAGGCATATGGAGGCCTCAGGTACGCAGAGCCTGCCATCAAAATCAGCACGGAGCAGGGCATCCGGGACAGCGTGTTGTCTTTTGTGGACAGCCATTTGAACGGTCATATTCTGGAAATCGTTCTGCAGGACGACCTGACTGGCCTGCAAGTCACGTTGCATTACCGCATCGATGAACAGGCAGACCTGATCGAGCGCTGGACCACCCTGAAAAACACCGGAAGCCAGACGCTCACCATCGAACGTGTCTTCTCTGCAATGTGGCATTTGCCTGCAGGGGAGACCTACTGCCTGACCCACCTTTCGGGCCAGTGGCTGGATGAATTTCGCATCCAGAAAGATGTTTTGCAGGAAGGCAGCAAAATTCTGGAAAGCCGCACCCTCACCACCAGCCACCTGCACCACCCGTTTTTTGCTGTGGACCGTGCAGATGAAACCGCCAGCGAAACCCACGGGGAAGTCTGGTTCGGGCTGCTCGCCTGGAGTGGAAACTTCAAACTGGTGGCTGAAAAAACCAACGCCCACCAGACCCGCCTTCTGCTCGGGGTGAACGACTGGGATTTCGAGTGGACTTTAAAACCCGGAGAAAGCTTTGAAACCCCCACCAGCCTTGCCGGATACACCAATCAGGGATTTGGAGCAGCCAGCAGGAACCTCCACCAGCACCTGCGCGGTCAACTTCCCCATCCTGGCCTCACCCGCAAAGTGCTCTACAACTCCTGGGAAGCCACCACCTTCGATGTCACCGTGGAAGGCCAATCTGCACTTGCAGAAGTGGCTGCGAGAATGGGCATTGAACTCTTCGTGATGGACGACGGCTGGTTTCAGGGCCGTCACCAGGACACTGCCGCACTGGGAGACTGGTGGCCCGATGCACAGAAATTCCCGGATGGCCTGAACCCCCTGATTGAAAAAGTCAAAGGTCTGGGGATGGATTTCGGACTGTGGGTGGAGCCGGAAATGGTCAACCCCAACAGCACCCTGTACAGAGCGCACCCCGACTGGGTGTACCACTTTGAAGGCAGAGCACGCAACGAAGCCCGAAACCAGCTGATCCTGAATCTGGGCAGAACGGACGTGCAGGACCACCTGATTGCCCTGCTGGACGACCTGCTGAGCAAACACGACATTTCCTTCATCAAGTGGGATTTCAACCGTTACGTTTCAGAACCAGGCTGGCCCTCTTTTGCGGGCAACCCGAAAGAACTGTGGGTGCGGCACGTGCAGGGACTCTACCGGGTGTGGGGCACCCTGCGGGAAAAACACCCTGCTGTGGTCTGGCAAACCTGCTCTGGTGGAGGAGGCCGTGCAGACGCAGGCATGCTCAGGATTGCAGATCAGGCCTGGATCAGCGACTGCACCGACCCGGCAGCAAGACTGCAGATTCAGGAAGGCTATTCTCTGGTGTACCCGGCAAACACCATGGAAGCCTGGGCCACCGACTGGGGCAAGGACCGCTTCTCGCTGGAGTTTCGATTCCATGCTGCCATGTGCGGGGTGCTGGGAATTGGCGGGCACATCCTGCACTGGTCTGAAGCGGAAAAAACAGAAGCAGCAAACCTGATCCAGCAGTACAAAGGGATCCGGCACATCATCCATCAGGGAGACCTTTACCGGCTGCGTTCCCCCAGCCAGCACCCGATTTCCGCTGTGCAGTACGTTTCTCAGGACCAGCGGGAAAGCGTGGTGTTCACCTTCAAAACCCATGTGTCCCGCTACTACCAGCCTGCGCCTACCCTCAAGCTGCAGGGTCTGGACCCCCGGGGAACCTACCAGCTTGGAGATGAGGTGCGTTCCGGTCTGGCCTGGATGGAACGCGGCCTGGACGTGAAACTGCAGGATTTCCAGAGCCAGGTGCTGCTGCTCAGACGGGTGGAGTGA
- the mgrA gene encoding L-glyceraldehyde 3-phosphate reductase: MNKPDHYLAAENRYAHMKYARLGRSGLLLPRISLGLWHNFGGVDRLETGRKILRTSFDLGITHFDLANNYGPPPGSAEENFGRVLASDFRPYRDELIIATKAGYDMWEGPYGNFGSRKYLIASLDQSLKRMGLDYVDIFYHHRPDPETPLEETMRALDHIVRSGRALYVGISNYKPEQTRQASHILKSLGTPFVIHQPSYSMFNRWIEEGLLEALRDEGIGSIVFSPLAQGMLTDKYLKGIPEDSRAARAHFLRPEHISEKRLEQIFQLNQFAKERGQTLAQVALAWVLRHSEVTSALIGASRPEQVTDAVGALDNLTFTAEELQTIEGILQQ, from the coding sequence ATGAACAAACCAGACCATTATCTGGCGGCAGAAAACCGTTATGCACACATGAAGTACGCAAGGCTGGGCCGCAGTGGCCTGCTGCTGCCCCGCATCTCCCTGGGCCTCTGGCACAACTTTGGTGGGGTGGACCGCCTGGAAACTGGACGCAAGATCCTGCGCACCAGTTTCGATCTGGGCATCACCCACTTTGACCTTGCCAACAACTACGGCCCCCCTCCAGGCAGTGCCGAGGAGAACTTTGGCCGCGTTCTGGCCTCGGATTTCAGGCCTTACCGTGATGAACTCATCATTGCCACCAAAGCTGGATACGACATGTGGGAAGGGCCTTACGGCAACTTCGGGTCCAGAAAGTATTTGATTGCCAGCCTGGACCAGAGTTTGAAACGCATGGGTCTGGATTATGTGGACATCTTCTACCACCACCGCCCCGACCCTGAAACCCCTCTGGAAGAAACCATGCGTGCCCTGGACCACATCGTGCGCAGTGGGCGTGCGCTGTACGTGGGGATTTCCAACTACAAACCCGAGCAGACCCGCCAGGCCTCCCACATCCTGAAAAGCCTGGGCACCCCTTTTGTGATTCACCAGCCGTCTTACAGCATGTTCAACCGCTGGATTGAAGAGGGCCTGCTGGAAGCCCTCAGGGATGAAGGGATTGGCAGCATCGTGTTTTCCCCACTGGCCCAGGGCATGCTGACCGACAAATACCTGAAGGGCATCCCCGAAGATTCCCGTGCTGCCCGTGCCCACTTCCTGCGTCCGGAGCACATCTCTGAAAAGCGTCTGGAGCAGATTTTCCAGCTGAACCAGTTCGCAAAAGAGCGTGGTCAGACCCTGGCGCAGGTGGCACTGGCCTGGGTGCTGCGGCACAGCGAAGTCACTTCTGCACTGATCGGGGCCAGCCGTCCCGAGCAGGTCACAGACGCAGTGGGTGCACTGGACAACCTGACTTTTACCGCAGAAGAACTGCAGACCATCGAAGGCATCCTGCAACAGTAA